A single genomic interval of Pangasianodon hypophthalmus isolate fPanHyp1 chromosome 8, fPanHyp1.pri, whole genome shotgun sequence harbors:
- the foxb2 gene encoding forkhead box protein B2, with product MPRPGKNSYSDQKPPYSYISLTAMAIQNSSEKMLPLSDIYKFIMDRFPYYRENTQRWQNSLRHNLSFNDCFIKIPRRPDQPGKGSFWALHPDCGDMFENGSFLRRRKRFKVLRMEHTACKSAPILHPYHPHAQHHHPHHAHQHANKLSMGHADYLGSVGRLSHFQSYALGGGQSGGFKHPFAIESLIGRDYKGVMAGGLPIASVMHHLGYSVPSVVNSVWPHVGVLSESTPVSSEYPPFGVAVKGLYHHTGSSNMPAVPVPIKPTPTLGAVPSLTGLAPGSAQLCTRMDREATDLMEDKTGALHPSLLQS from the coding sequence ATGCCTCGGCCAGGCAAGAACTCCTACAGTGACCAGAAACCTCCTTACTCCTACATCTCTCTGACTGCCATGGCCATCCAGAACTCCTCAGAGAAGATGCTCCCCCTCAGCGACATCTACAAATTCATCATGGACCGCTTCCCATACTACCGCGAGAACACGCAGCGCTGGCAGAACTCACTCCGCCACAACCTCTCCTTCAACGACTGCTTCATCAAGATCCCACGGCGCCCTGACCAGCCTGGCAAGGGCAGTTTCTGGGCACTGCACCCGGACTGTGGCGACATGTTCGAGAACGGCAGCTTCCTGCGTCGACGCAAGCGCTTCAAGGTGCTTCGTATGGAGCACACCGCCTGCAAGAGTGCCCCCATCCTTCACCCGTACCACCCTCACGCCCAGCATCATCACCCACATCATGCGCACCAGCACGCAAACAAGCTTAGTATGGGGCACGCTGACTACCTGGGCAGCGTAGGGCGCCTGTCCCACTTCCAGAGCTACGCATTGGGGGGTGGGCAGAGCGGAGGCTTCAAACACCCATTTGCAATTGAGAGCCTGATCGGACGAGACTACAAGGGGGTGATGGCGGGTGGGCTGCCCATCGCCTCCGTCATGCATCACCTGGGCTACTCAGTACCCAGTGTGGTCAACTCCGTGTGGCCACATGTAGGTGTGCTCTCTGAATCAACCCCTGTCTCCTCTGAGTACCCGCCATTTGGGGTGGCGGTCAAGGGTCTGTACCACCACACGGGAAGCTCTAACATGCCTGCTGTGCCTGTTCCCATTAAGCCCACACCGACACTAGGTGCTGTGCCATCTCTGACAGGCCTGGCACCAGGGTCGGCTCAGCTCTGCACCCGGATGGACAGAGAAGCGACAGATCTGATGGAGGACAAAACCGGAGCTCTTCATCCCTCTCTGCTGCAGTCCTGA